A part of Aegilops tauschii subsp. strangulata cultivar AL8/78 chromosome 2, Aet v6.0, whole genome shotgun sequence genomic DNA contains:
- the LOC109761523 gene encoding two-component response regulator-like PRR37 isoform X5: MFPLGARPPPPSAMDRHHHQQPPSPQGEHAAQPRCWEEFLHRKTIRVLLVETDDSTRQVVTALLRHCMYQVIPAENGHQAWAYLQDMQSNIDLVLTEVFMHGGLSGIDLLGRIMNHEVCKDIPVIMMSSHDSMGTVLSCLSNGAADFLAKPIRKNELKNLWAHVWRRSHSSSGSGSGSGSAIQTQKCTKSKSGNDSNNNSNNRNDDASMGLNARDGSDNGSGTQAQTSWTKRAVEIDSPQDMSPDQSVDPPDSTCAHVSHLKSEICSNRLRAEFKGKELEIGAPGNLNTEDQSSPNESSVKPADNGRCEYLPQNNSNDTVMENSDEPIVRAADLIGSMAKNMDAQQAARAIDAPNCSSQAPQGKDTDRENAMPYLELSLKRSRSTADGADAAIQEEQRNVVRRSDLSAFTRYNTCAVSNQGGAGFVGSCSPNGNSSEAAKTDAAQMKQGSNGSSNNNDMGSTTKSVVTKPAGGNNKVSPINGNTHTSAFHRVQPWTPATAAGKDKADEMSKKNAATAAAAKDNGGEAQSKRPCAAAHDTNGGSSAGGTAQSNVVNPSGPVEGHAANYGSNSGSNNNTNNGSTAATAAAAVHAETGGIDKRSNMMHMKRERRVAAVNKFREKRKERNFGKKVRYQSRKRLAEQRPRVRGQFVRQPPPPAAVER; the protein is encoded by the exons ATGTTTCCTCTTGGAGCCAGGCCGCCTCCTCCTagcgccatggaccgccatcaccACCAGCagccgccgtcgccgcagggGGAGCATGCCGCCCAGCCACGCTGCTGGGAGGAGTTCCTCCACAGGAAGACCATCAGGGTGCTGCTCGTGGAGACCGACGACTCCACCCGGCAGGTCGTCACCGCCCTGCTCCGCCACTGCATGTACCAAG TTATCCCTGCTGAAAACGGCCACCAGGCGTGGGCGTATCTTCAGGACATGCAGAGCAACATCGACCTTGTTCTGACAGAGGTCTTCATGCACGGCGGTCTCTCTGGGATCGACCTGCTCGGCAGGATCATGAACCACGAGGTCTGCAAGGACATCCCCGTCATCA TGATGTCGTCGCACGATTCGATGGGCACGGTCCTCAGCTGCCTGTCAAATGGTGCCGCCGACTTCTTGGCCAAGCCGATTCGTAAGAACGAGCTTAAGAACCTTTGGGCGCATGTGTGGAGACGGTCTCACAGC TCCAGTGGCAGTGGCAGTGGCAGTGGAAGTGCCATTCAGACACAGAAGTGTACCAAATCTAAGAGTGGCAATGATTCCAATAATAACAGCAATAATCGCAACGACGATGCCAGCATGGGGCTCAATGCAAGGGATGGCAGCGATAATGGCAGTGGCACTCAG GCGCAGACCTCATGGACAAAGCGTGCCGTTGAGATCGACAGTCCGCAGGACATGTCTCCAGATCAGTCAGTTGATCCGCCTGATAGCACTTGCGCGCATGTGAGCCACCTGAAGTCAGAGATATGCAGCAATAGATTAAGAG CTGAGTTCAAAGGGAAGGAGTTGGAGATAGGTGCCCCTGGTAATTTGAATACAGAGGATCAATCCTCCCCGAATGAGAGTTCGGTCAAACCAGCTGATAATGGACGGTGTGAGTATCTGCCACAGAACAATTCCAATGATACAGTTATGGAAAATTCGGATGAGCCAATTGTTCGAGCTGCTGACCTAATCGGTTCGATGGCCAAAAACATGGACGCCCAACAGGCAGCTAGAGCCATAGATGCTCCTAACTGCTCCTCACAAGCGCCGCAAGGGAAAGACACGGACCGTGAAAACGCCATGCCGTATCTTGAACTGAGCCTGAAGAGGTCGAGATCGACCGCGGACGGAGCGGATGCTGCGATCCAGGAGGAACAGAGGAACGTCGTGAGACGATCGGACCTCTCGGCATTCACGAG GTACAATACGTGCGCGGTCTCCAATCAAGGCGGTGCAGGGTTCGTCGGGAGCTGCTCGCCCAACGGCAACAGCTCCGAGGCCGCGAAAACGGACGCCGCTCAGATGAAGCAAGGCTCCAAcggcagcagcaacaacaacgaCATGGGCTCCACCACCAAGAGCGTGGTGACCAAGCCCGCCGGCGGAAATAATAAGGTTTCGCCCATCAACGGCAACACACATACCTCGGCGTTCCATCGTGTGCAGCCGTGGACGCCGGCAACAGCAGCAGGGAAAGACAAGGCTGATGAAATGAGCAAGAAGAATGCTGCAACAGCAGCAGCGGCGAAAGACAATGGTGGTGAAGCACAGAGCAAACGCCCCTGTGCAGCGGCCCATGACACGAATGGTGGATCATCGGCAGGAGGCACTGCTCAGTCCAATGTGGTCAATCCTTCGGGTCCGGTTGAAGGTCATGCTGCCAACTATGGTAGCAACTCTGGCAGTAATAACAACACCAACAATGGGAGCACCGcagctactgctgctgctgctgtacaTGCTGAGACCGGTGGCATCGACAAAAGAAGCAACATGATGCACATGAAACGGGAGCGCCGGGTGGCCGCCGTGAACAAGTTCAGAGAGAAGAGAAAAGAGAGGAACTTCGGGAAGAAG GTGCGTTACCAGAGCAGGAAGAGACTGGCCGAGCAGCGCCCGCGGGTGCGCGGGCAGTTCGTGCGGCAGCCGCCACCGCCGGCTGCCGTTGAGAGATAA
- the LOC109761523 gene encoding two-component response regulator-like PRR37 isoform X1, with protein sequence MFPLGARPPPPSAMDRHHHQQPPSPQGEHAAQPRCWEEFLHRKTIRVLLVETDDSTRQVVTALLRHCMYQVIPAENGHQAWAYLQDMQSNIDLVLTEVFMHGGLSGIDLLGRIMNHEVCKDIPVIMMSSHDSMGTVLSCLSNGAADFLAKPIRKNELKNLWAHVWRRSHSSSGSGSGSGSAIQTQKCTKSKSGNDSNNNSNNRNDDASMGLNARDGSDNGSGTQAQTSWTKRAVEIDSPQDMSPDQSVDPPDSTCAHVSHLKSEICSNRLRGTNNKKCQKPKETNAEFKGKELEIGAPGNLNTEDQSSPNESSVKPADNGRCEYLPQNNSNDTVMENSDEPIVRAADLIGSMAKNMDAQQAARAIDAPNCSSQAPQGKDTDRENAMPYLELSLKRSRSTADGADAAIQEEQRNVVRRSDLSAFTRYNTCAVSNQGGAGFVGSCSPNGNSSEAAKTDAAQMKQGSNGSSNNNDMGSTTKSVVTKPAGGNNKVSPINGNTHTSAFHRVQPWTPATAAGKDKADEMSKKNAATAAAAKDNGGEAQSKRPCAAAHDTNGGSSAGGTAQSNVVNPSGPVEGHAANYGSNSGSNNNTNNGSTAATAAAAVHAETGGIDKRSNMMHMKRERRVAAVNKFREKRKERNFGKKVRYQSRKRLAEQRPRVRGQFVRQPPPPAAVER encoded by the exons ATGTTTCCTCTTGGAGCCAGGCCGCCTCCTCCTagcgccatggaccgccatcaccACCAGCagccgccgtcgccgcagggGGAGCATGCCGCCCAGCCACGCTGCTGGGAGGAGTTCCTCCACAGGAAGACCATCAGGGTGCTGCTCGTGGAGACCGACGACTCCACCCGGCAGGTCGTCACCGCCCTGCTCCGCCACTGCATGTACCAAG TTATCCCTGCTGAAAACGGCCACCAGGCGTGGGCGTATCTTCAGGACATGCAGAGCAACATCGACCTTGTTCTGACAGAGGTCTTCATGCACGGCGGTCTCTCTGGGATCGACCTGCTCGGCAGGATCATGAACCACGAGGTCTGCAAGGACATCCCCGTCATCA TGATGTCGTCGCACGATTCGATGGGCACGGTCCTCAGCTGCCTGTCAAATGGTGCCGCCGACTTCTTGGCCAAGCCGATTCGTAAGAACGAGCTTAAGAACCTTTGGGCGCATGTGTGGAGACGGTCTCACAGC TCCAGTGGCAGTGGCAGTGGCAGTGGAAGTGCCATTCAGACACAGAAGTGTACCAAATCTAAGAGTGGCAATGATTCCAATAATAACAGCAATAATCGCAACGACGATGCCAGCATGGGGCTCAATGCAAGGGATGGCAGCGATAATGGCAGTGGCACTCAG GCGCAGACCTCATGGACAAAGCGTGCCGTTGAGATCGACAGTCCGCAGGACATGTCTCCAGATCAGTCAGTTGATCCGCCTGATAGCACTTGCGCGCATGTGAGCCACCTGAAGTCAGAGATATGCAGCAATAGATTAAGAGGTACAAATAACAAAAAATGCCAGAAACCAAAAGAAACTAATG CTGAGTTCAAAGGGAAGGAGTTGGAGATAGGTGCCCCTGGTAATTTGAATACAGAGGATCAATCCTCCCCGAATGAGAGTTCGGTCAAACCAGCTGATAATGGACGGTGTGAGTATCTGCCACAGAACAATTCCAATGATACAGTTATGGAAAATTCGGATGAGCCAATTGTTCGAGCTGCTGACCTAATCGGTTCGATGGCCAAAAACATGGACGCCCAACAGGCAGCTAGAGCCATAGATGCTCCTAACTGCTCCTCACAAGCGCCGCAAGGGAAAGACACGGACCGTGAAAACGCCATGCCGTATCTTGAACTGAGCCTGAAGAGGTCGAGATCGACCGCGGACGGAGCGGATGCTGCGATCCAGGAGGAACAGAGGAACGTCGTGAGACGATCGGACCTCTCGGCATTCACGAG GTACAATACGTGCGCGGTCTCCAATCAAGGCGGTGCAGGGTTCGTCGGGAGCTGCTCGCCCAACGGCAACAGCTCCGAGGCCGCGAAAACGGACGCCGCTCAGATGAAGCAAGGCTCCAAcggcagcagcaacaacaacgaCATGGGCTCCACCACCAAGAGCGTGGTGACCAAGCCCGCCGGCGGAAATAATAAGGTTTCGCCCATCAACGGCAACACACATACCTCGGCGTTCCATCGTGTGCAGCCGTGGACGCCGGCAACAGCAGCAGGGAAAGACAAGGCTGATGAAATGAGCAAGAAGAATGCTGCAACAGCAGCAGCGGCGAAAGACAATGGTGGTGAAGCACAGAGCAAACGCCCCTGTGCAGCGGCCCATGACACGAATGGTGGATCATCGGCAGGAGGCACTGCTCAGTCCAATGTGGTCAATCCTTCGGGTCCGGTTGAAGGTCATGCTGCCAACTATGGTAGCAACTCTGGCAGTAATAACAACACCAACAATGGGAGCACCGcagctactgctgctgctgctgtacaTGCTGAGACCGGTGGCATCGACAAAAGAAGCAACATGATGCACATGAAACGGGAGCGCCGGGTGGCCGCCGTGAACAAGTTCAGAGAGAAGAGAAAAGAGAGGAACTTCGGGAAGAAG GTGCGTTACCAGAGCAGGAAGAGACTGGCCGAGCAGCGCCCGCGGGTGCGCGGGCAGTTCGTGCGGCAGCCGCCACCGCCGGCTGCCGTTGAGAGATAA
- the LOC109761523 gene encoding two-component response regulator-like PRR37 isoform X8 produces the protein MRPRPPPPSAMDRHHHQQPPSPQGEHAAQPRCWEEFLHRKTIRVLLVETDDSTRQVVTALLRHCMYQVIPAENGHQAWAYLQDMQSNIDLVLTEVFMHGGLSGIDLLGRIMNHEVCKDIPVIMMSSHDSMGTVLSCLSNGAADFLAKPIRKNELKNLWAHVWRRSHSSSGSGSGSGSAIQTQKCTKSKSGNDSNNNSNNRNDDASMGLNARDGSDNGSGTQTSWTKRAVEIDSPQDMSPDQSVDPPDSTCAHVSHLKSEICSNRLRAEFKGKELEIGAPGNLNTEDQSSPNESSVKPADNGRCEYLPQNNSNDTVMENSDEPIVRAADLIGSMAKNMDAQQAARAIDAPNCSSQAPQGKDTDRENAMPYLELSLKRSRSTADGADAAIQEEQRNVVRRSDLSAFTRYNTCAVSNQGGAGFVGSCSPNGNSSEAAKTDAAQMKQGSNGSSNNNDMGSTTKSVVTKPAGGNNKVSPINGNTHTSAFHRVQPWTPATAAGKDKADEMSKKNAATAAAAKDNGGEAQSKRPCAAAHDTNGGSSAGGTAQSNVVNPSGPVEGHAANYGSNSGSNNNTNNGSTAATAAAAVHAETGGIDKRSNMMHMKRERRVAAVNKFREKRKERNFGKKVRYQSRKRLAEQRPRVRGQFVRQPPPPAAVER, from the exons ATGCGACCGAG GCCGCCTCCTCCTagcgccatggaccgccatcaccACCAGCagccgccgtcgccgcagggGGAGCATGCCGCCCAGCCACGCTGCTGGGAGGAGTTCCTCCACAGGAAGACCATCAGGGTGCTGCTCGTGGAGACCGACGACTCCACCCGGCAGGTCGTCACCGCCCTGCTCCGCCACTGCATGTACCAAG TTATCCCTGCTGAAAACGGCCACCAGGCGTGGGCGTATCTTCAGGACATGCAGAGCAACATCGACCTTGTTCTGACAGAGGTCTTCATGCACGGCGGTCTCTCTGGGATCGACCTGCTCGGCAGGATCATGAACCACGAGGTCTGCAAGGACATCCCCGTCATCA TGATGTCGTCGCACGATTCGATGGGCACGGTCCTCAGCTGCCTGTCAAATGGTGCCGCCGACTTCTTGGCCAAGCCGATTCGTAAGAACGAGCTTAAGAACCTTTGGGCGCATGTGTGGAGACGGTCTCACAGC TCCAGTGGCAGTGGCAGTGGCAGTGGAAGTGCCATTCAGACACAGAAGTGTACCAAATCTAAGAGTGGCAATGATTCCAATAATAACAGCAATAATCGCAACGACGATGCCAGCATGGGGCTCAATGCAAGGGATGGCAGCGATAATGGCAGTGGCACTCAG ACCTCATGGACAAAGCGTGCCGTTGAGATCGACAGTCCGCAGGACATGTCTCCAGATCAGTCAGTTGATCCGCCTGATAGCACTTGCGCGCATGTGAGCCACCTGAAGTCAGAGATATGCAGCAATAGATTAAGAG CTGAGTTCAAAGGGAAGGAGTTGGAGATAGGTGCCCCTGGTAATTTGAATACAGAGGATCAATCCTCCCCGAATGAGAGTTCGGTCAAACCAGCTGATAATGGACGGTGTGAGTATCTGCCACAGAACAATTCCAATGATACAGTTATGGAAAATTCGGATGAGCCAATTGTTCGAGCTGCTGACCTAATCGGTTCGATGGCCAAAAACATGGACGCCCAACAGGCAGCTAGAGCCATAGATGCTCCTAACTGCTCCTCACAAGCGCCGCAAGGGAAAGACACGGACCGTGAAAACGCCATGCCGTATCTTGAACTGAGCCTGAAGAGGTCGAGATCGACCGCGGACGGAGCGGATGCTGCGATCCAGGAGGAACAGAGGAACGTCGTGAGACGATCGGACCTCTCGGCATTCACGAG GTACAATACGTGCGCGGTCTCCAATCAAGGCGGTGCAGGGTTCGTCGGGAGCTGCTCGCCCAACGGCAACAGCTCCGAGGCCGCGAAAACGGACGCCGCTCAGATGAAGCAAGGCTCCAAcggcagcagcaacaacaacgaCATGGGCTCCACCACCAAGAGCGTGGTGACCAAGCCCGCCGGCGGAAATAATAAGGTTTCGCCCATCAACGGCAACACACATACCTCGGCGTTCCATCGTGTGCAGCCGTGGACGCCGGCAACAGCAGCAGGGAAAGACAAGGCTGATGAAATGAGCAAGAAGAATGCTGCAACAGCAGCAGCGGCGAAAGACAATGGTGGTGAAGCACAGAGCAAACGCCCCTGTGCAGCGGCCCATGACACGAATGGTGGATCATCGGCAGGAGGCACTGCTCAGTCCAATGTGGTCAATCCTTCGGGTCCGGTTGAAGGTCATGCTGCCAACTATGGTAGCAACTCTGGCAGTAATAACAACACCAACAATGGGAGCACCGcagctactgctgctgctgctgtacaTGCTGAGACCGGTGGCATCGACAAAAGAAGCAACATGATGCACATGAAACGGGAGCGCCGGGTGGCCGCCGTGAACAAGTTCAGAGAGAAGAGAAAAGAGAGGAACTTCGGGAAGAAG GTGCGTTACCAGAGCAGGAAGAGACTGGCCGAGCAGCGCCCGCGGGTGCGCGGGCAGTTCGTGCGGCAGCCGCCACCGCCGGCTGCCGTTGAGAGATAA
- the LOC109761523 gene encoding two-component response regulator-like PRR37 isoform X4 yields the protein MRPRPPPPSAMDRHHHQQPPSPQGEHAAQPRCWEEFLHRKTIRVLLVETDDSTRQVVTALLRHCMYQVIPAENGHQAWAYLQDMQSNIDLVLTEVFMHGGLSGIDLLGRIMNHEVCKDIPVIMMSSHDSMGTVLSCLSNGAADFLAKPIRKNELKNLWAHVWRRSHSSSGSGSGSGSAIQTQKCTKSKSGNDSNNNSNNRNDDASMGLNARDGSDNGSGTQAQTSWTKRAVEIDSPQDMSPDQSVDPPDSTCAHVSHLKSEICSNRLRGTNNKKCQKPKETNAEFKGKELEIGAPGNLNTEDQSSPNESSVKPADNGRCEYLPQNNSNDTVMENSDEPIVRAADLIGSMAKNMDAQQAARAIDAPNCSSQAPQGKDTDRENAMPYLELSLKRSRSTADGADAAIQEEQRNVVRRSDLSAFTRYNTCAVSNQGGAGFVGSCSPNGNSSEAAKTDAAQMKQGSNGSSNNNDMGSTTKSVVTKPAGGNNKVSPINGNTHTSAFHRVQPWTPATAAGKDKADEMSKKNAATAAAAKDNGGEAQSKRPCAAAHDTNGGSSAGGTAQSNVVNPSGPVEGHAANYGSNSGSNNNTNNGSTAATAAAAVHAETGGIDKRSNMMHMKRERRVAAVNKFREKRKERNFGKKVRYQSRKRLAEQRPRVRGQFVRQPPPPAAVER from the exons ATGCGACCGAG GCCGCCTCCTCCTagcgccatggaccgccatcaccACCAGCagccgccgtcgccgcagggGGAGCATGCCGCCCAGCCACGCTGCTGGGAGGAGTTCCTCCACAGGAAGACCATCAGGGTGCTGCTCGTGGAGACCGACGACTCCACCCGGCAGGTCGTCACCGCCCTGCTCCGCCACTGCATGTACCAAG TTATCCCTGCTGAAAACGGCCACCAGGCGTGGGCGTATCTTCAGGACATGCAGAGCAACATCGACCTTGTTCTGACAGAGGTCTTCATGCACGGCGGTCTCTCTGGGATCGACCTGCTCGGCAGGATCATGAACCACGAGGTCTGCAAGGACATCCCCGTCATCA TGATGTCGTCGCACGATTCGATGGGCACGGTCCTCAGCTGCCTGTCAAATGGTGCCGCCGACTTCTTGGCCAAGCCGATTCGTAAGAACGAGCTTAAGAACCTTTGGGCGCATGTGTGGAGACGGTCTCACAGC TCCAGTGGCAGTGGCAGTGGCAGTGGAAGTGCCATTCAGACACAGAAGTGTACCAAATCTAAGAGTGGCAATGATTCCAATAATAACAGCAATAATCGCAACGACGATGCCAGCATGGGGCTCAATGCAAGGGATGGCAGCGATAATGGCAGTGGCACTCAG GCGCAGACCTCATGGACAAAGCGTGCCGTTGAGATCGACAGTCCGCAGGACATGTCTCCAGATCAGTCAGTTGATCCGCCTGATAGCACTTGCGCGCATGTGAGCCACCTGAAGTCAGAGATATGCAGCAATAGATTAAGAGGTACAAATAACAAAAAATGCCAGAAACCAAAAGAAACTAATG CTGAGTTCAAAGGGAAGGAGTTGGAGATAGGTGCCCCTGGTAATTTGAATACAGAGGATCAATCCTCCCCGAATGAGAGTTCGGTCAAACCAGCTGATAATGGACGGTGTGAGTATCTGCCACAGAACAATTCCAATGATACAGTTATGGAAAATTCGGATGAGCCAATTGTTCGAGCTGCTGACCTAATCGGTTCGATGGCCAAAAACATGGACGCCCAACAGGCAGCTAGAGCCATAGATGCTCCTAACTGCTCCTCACAAGCGCCGCAAGGGAAAGACACGGACCGTGAAAACGCCATGCCGTATCTTGAACTGAGCCTGAAGAGGTCGAGATCGACCGCGGACGGAGCGGATGCTGCGATCCAGGAGGAACAGAGGAACGTCGTGAGACGATCGGACCTCTCGGCATTCACGAG GTACAATACGTGCGCGGTCTCCAATCAAGGCGGTGCAGGGTTCGTCGGGAGCTGCTCGCCCAACGGCAACAGCTCCGAGGCCGCGAAAACGGACGCCGCTCAGATGAAGCAAGGCTCCAAcggcagcagcaacaacaacgaCATGGGCTCCACCACCAAGAGCGTGGTGACCAAGCCCGCCGGCGGAAATAATAAGGTTTCGCCCATCAACGGCAACACACATACCTCGGCGTTCCATCGTGTGCAGCCGTGGACGCCGGCAACAGCAGCAGGGAAAGACAAGGCTGATGAAATGAGCAAGAAGAATGCTGCAACAGCAGCAGCGGCGAAAGACAATGGTGGTGAAGCACAGAGCAAACGCCCCTGTGCAGCGGCCCATGACACGAATGGTGGATCATCGGCAGGAGGCACTGCTCAGTCCAATGTGGTCAATCCTTCGGGTCCGGTTGAAGGTCATGCTGCCAACTATGGTAGCAACTCTGGCAGTAATAACAACACCAACAATGGGAGCACCGcagctactgctgctgctgctgtacaTGCTGAGACCGGTGGCATCGACAAAAGAAGCAACATGATGCACATGAAACGGGAGCGCCGGGTGGCCGCCGTGAACAAGTTCAGAGAGAAGAGAAAAGAGAGGAACTTCGGGAAGAAG GTGCGTTACCAGAGCAGGAAGAGACTGGCCGAGCAGCGCCCGCGGGTGCGCGGGCAGTTCGTGCGGCAGCCGCCACCGCCGGCTGCCGTTGAGAGATAA
- the LOC109761523 gene encoding two-component response regulator-like PRR37 isoform X3 — protein sequence MRPRPPPPSAMDRHHHQQPPSPQGEHAAQPRCWEEFLHRKTIRVLLVETDDSTRQVVTALLRHCMYQVIPAENGHQAWAYLQDMQSNIDLVLTEVFMHGGLSGIDLLGRIMNHEVCKDIPVIMMSSHDSMGTVLSCLSNGAADFLAKPIRKNELKNLWAHVWRRSHSSSGSGSGSGSAIQTQKCTKSKSGNDSNNNSNNRNDDASMGLNARDGSDNGSGTQTSWTKRAVEIDSPQDMSPDQSVDPPDSTCAHVSHLKSEICSNRLRGTNNKKCQKPKETNAEFKGKELEIGAPGNLNTEDQSSPNESSVKPADNGRCEYLPQNNSNDTVMENSDEPIVRAADLIGSMAKNMDAQQAARAIDAPNCSSQAPQGKDTDRENAMPYLELSLKRSRSTADGADAAIQEEQRNVVRRSDLSAFTRYNTCAVSNQGGAGFVGSCSPNGNSSEAAKTDAAQMKQGSNGSSNNNDMGSTTKSVVTKPAGGNNKVSPINGNTHTSAFHRVQPWTPATAAGKDKADEMSKKNAATAAAAKDNGGEAQSKRPCAAAHDTNGGSSAGGTAQSNVVNPSGPVEGHAANYGSNSGSNNNTNNGSTAATAAAAVHAETGGIDKRSNMMHMKRERRVAAVNKFREKRKERNFGKKVRYQSRKRLAEQRPRVRGQFVRQPPPPAAVER from the exons ATGCGACCGAG GCCGCCTCCTCCTagcgccatggaccgccatcaccACCAGCagccgccgtcgccgcagggGGAGCATGCCGCCCAGCCACGCTGCTGGGAGGAGTTCCTCCACAGGAAGACCATCAGGGTGCTGCTCGTGGAGACCGACGACTCCACCCGGCAGGTCGTCACCGCCCTGCTCCGCCACTGCATGTACCAAG TTATCCCTGCTGAAAACGGCCACCAGGCGTGGGCGTATCTTCAGGACATGCAGAGCAACATCGACCTTGTTCTGACAGAGGTCTTCATGCACGGCGGTCTCTCTGGGATCGACCTGCTCGGCAGGATCATGAACCACGAGGTCTGCAAGGACATCCCCGTCATCA TGATGTCGTCGCACGATTCGATGGGCACGGTCCTCAGCTGCCTGTCAAATGGTGCCGCCGACTTCTTGGCCAAGCCGATTCGTAAGAACGAGCTTAAGAACCTTTGGGCGCATGTGTGGAGACGGTCTCACAGC TCCAGTGGCAGTGGCAGTGGCAGTGGAAGTGCCATTCAGACACAGAAGTGTACCAAATCTAAGAGTGGCAATGATTCCAATAATAACAGCAATAATCGCAACGACGATGCCAGCATGGGGCTCAATGCAAGGGATGGCAGCGATAATGGCAGTGGCACTCAG ACCTCATGGACAAAGCGTGCCGTTGAGATCGACAGTCCGCAGGACATGTCTCCAGATCAGTCAGTTGATCCGCCTGATAGCACTTGCGCGCATGTGAGCCACCTGAAGTCAGAGATATGCAGCAATAGATTAAGAGGTACAAATAACAAAAAATGCCAGAAACCAAAAGAAACTAATG CTGAGTTCAAAGGGAAGGAGTTGGAGATAGGTGCCCCTGGTAATTTGAATACAGAGGATCAATCCTCCCCGAATGAGAGTTCGGTCAAACCAGCTGATAATGGACGGTGTGAGTATCTGCCACAGAACAATTCCAATGATACAGTTATGGAAAATTCGGATGAGCCAATTGTTCGAGCTGCTGACCTAATCGGTTCGATGGCCAAAAACATGGACGCCCAACAGGCAGCTAGAGCCATAGATGCTCCTAACTGCTCCTCACAAGCGCCGCAAGGGAAAGACACGGACCGTGAAAACGCCATGCCGTATCTTGAACTGAGCCTGAAGAGGTCGAGATCGACCGCGGACGGAGCGGATGCTGCGATCCAGGAGGAACAGAGGAACGTCGTGAGACGATCGGACCTCTCGGCATTCACGAG GTACAATACGTGCGCGGTCTCCAATCAAGGCGGTGCAGGGTTCGTCGGGAGCTGCTCGCCCAACGGCAACAGCTCCGAGGCCGCGAAAACGGACGCCGCTCAGATGAAGCAAGGCTCCAAcggcagcagcaacaacaacgaCATGGGCTCCACCACCAAGAGCGTGGTGACCAAGCCCGCCGGCGGAAATAATAAGGTTTCGCCCATCAACGGCAACACACATACCTCGGCGTTCCATCGTGTGCAGCCGTGGACGCCGGCAACAGCAGCAGGGAAAGACAAGGCTGATGAAATGAGCAAGAAGAATGCTGCAACAGCAGCAGCGGCGAAAGACAATGGTGGTGAAGCACAGAGCAAACGCCCCTGTGCAGCGGCCCATGACACGAATGGTGGATCATCGGCAGGAGGCACTGCTCAGTCCAATGTGGTCAATCCTTCGGGTCCGGTTGAAGGTCATGCTGCCAACTATGGTAGCAACTCTGGCAGTAATAACAACACCAACAATGGGAGCACCGcagctactgctgctgctgctgtacaTGCTGAGACCGGTGGCATCGACAAAAGAAGCAACATGATGCACATGAAACGGGAGCGCCGGGTGGCCGCCGTGAACAAGTTCAGAGAGAAGAGAAAAGAGAGGAACTTCGGGAAGAAG GTGCGTTACCAGAGCAGGAAGAGACTGGCCGAGCAGCGCCCGCGGGTGCGCGGGCAGTTCGTGCGGCAGCCGCCACCGCCGGCTGCCGTTGAGAGATAA